Genomic DNA from Microbacterium neungamense:
GAGATCCTGCTCGCGGCCCTTCTCCTGGGCACGGGTGCGTGGCTGGGCGTGCTCGCGGCGGCCGCGGCCGTGCTGCTCTTCGTCGCGTATCTCGTGCTGGTGGTGCGCAGCTTCCGGCAGAGCCCCGGGGCGTCGTGCAGCTGCTTCGGCAGCCGACGCCCGATCACCGCCGTCACCGTGGTGCGGAACGCCTGGTTCCTGCTGCTGGCGCTCGCGGCCCTGGGCGTCGTCGGGGCGGCGCCGCTGCTCGGCGGGGCGGTCGTCGCGCTCGGCGCCTCCTGGGTGTGGATGCCCGCGCTCGCGGCTGCGGCGCTCACCGTCTGGCTGTCGGTGGGGGAGCCCGCCACGGCCGGCGTCGGGGCGGGCGTGCCGATCATGCCGACGTCTGCGGATGCCGGGGTGAGGACGGATGCCGACGACCCGGCCGACTACATCCGCACCCGCACTCCCGCGGTGCCGGTGACGCTCGCCGACGGCCGCACCGTGAACCTGCGCGACCTCGCCGCTCGCGGCCCGCTGCTGCTGCTTGCGGTCAGCGAGACGTGCGGATCGTGCGTGCCCGCGATCGAGGCGATGCCGCGGTGGCGGGCTCTGCTGCCTGAGGTCAGCGTGCGCTTCCTGCTCACGCACGACCCCGCCGTGAGCCGGCTCGCTGACACCACCGAACCCCAGACGCTGCACGACCGACCGGGGTACGTCCGCAGCTCGATCGCCGACTGGGCAACCCCGGCCGCGGTGCTCGTCGGTGCCGACGGCTACCTGGCCGGGGGTCCGGTGAGCGGATACGACGAGATCGAGGCGTTCATCGGCGACATCTACGAGATCCTGCACGGGGCGCGGCCGCCGCAGTCCCCGGCCGGGGCGTAGGCACGTCAGCCGCAGCCGGGCGTCTCGACCGTGGCCGGCACCGGACGCACCATCGGCGTGTGCCGCACCTCGAGCGGGCCGAACTCCCCGGCGGGGGCGCTGAACTGCGCGACCACGGTGTGGGTCTGACCCGGCTTGTTGATGATCGGCACCTTGACCGCCCCGCGACCCAGATGCTGCGTCCCCGAGACGCTCACAGGCTGGCCGTCGATCGTCACCGAGGTCAGAGTGGAGCCGACCGGGCCGTACAGCACGAGGTGCGTCGAGATGTCGCCCTTCGGGTAGTAGCGCGCGGGGGCGATGTGATACGGGAGGTCCGGCGCCTGCTCGGGCGTGACGGTGTTGGTCAGTGTCGCCGTCGCCGTGAAGGTCGGGCTGTCCGGTGCCGTGCACTGCGTGGAGCTGCCCGCCACGTCGAGCTGCATGTAGTAGTCGAGCTTGCTCTGGGTGTCGTCGTTGACATAGACGCCGAGGACCGTCGACGCCTCGTTGGTGCTGGGGAGCCGGCCGGACAACGCCGACTCCGCCACGAGCGCCGCCTCGGCTTCGGTCGCCGGCGCGTAGAGGAGGCGGTCCTCATCCACCGCGCGGAGGAGGGCGTCGAGCAGGGGCTTCGGCTGTGCATCGCCGCGGGTCAGCGCGTCGAACACCGAGCGGGCCGCGGCCGCGAAGAACGCATCCTGAAGCCGCCCGTCCGGGAAGCGCCAGTACGCCTCGTTCAGAAGAAGCGGAACCGCGTTCTCGCTCGTGATCGTGACCGGCTCGTCGAGCACGCGGACCATCTCACCGCGGAACTCCACGGGCTCCGCGGGGACCACCGTCGGTCCGGTGGCCGCGAGCAGGTAGCTGAGTGCCACCGGATCGAAGGACACCACGGCATCCACGCGCGTGTCGAACTCCTCCGCCCACCAGGCGCGGACGAGGGCGGCGCTCTCGATGAAGTCCGGCGTCATCGTGGCATCCGAGATCCAACGCCCGACCTTGTCGCCGTACAGCGCCTCGGTCTCGGGGTTCAGCGGGATGACCGGGTCGGGGCGCCCGTTCTTGAAGTCCGTACTGGAGGCCTGCTGCGTGATGCTGATCCTGCCCTTGTCCACCGTGAGAAGCACCAGCGCCGCCGGGTTGCCGCCCGTGCCACGGGACTCGGCGTTGTTCTGGAAGATCATCAGGTAGTTGCGCGGCGCCTCCGCGCCGAGCGCCGTCGGCAGGATGCCGAGGATCTCCTTGGCGGGAGCCAGCATCGGCTCGATCTCGTCCACGGCATCCGTCAGCGTCGTCACTGCCGAGTCGACCTGCGGGATCAACCCCTCGCGGTCGATGCCCTCGAGGTCGGAGGAGGCCTTCGCGACGGCATCCGCCGCCTGGCCGACCGTGCCCTGCATCGCCGTGATCGCCGCGATGTCGATCGCGCCGTCCTTCGGCTTCAGCGCCTCCAGCGACAGCGCCGTCGCCGGGGCGAGTGCCTGGGTGGCGAGGTCGTCCGTGACGGCGGCCGCGGTGCGGACGGCGTGCAGGTTCGGGCCGACGACCGGCAGCCACTCCAGGTTCTTCCAGGTCTCGTCGTCCGTCTGCGCGCGCGCCTCACCGGTCAGCTCGGCCAGCTGCGCGGCCGTCGCCTTCGCGCCCTCGGAGTCGCCCGCGAGGATCTGCTCCTTGGCCGTCGACGCGAGCGGGACGGCCTGCACGAGTGCGCTGCGCGCCGCCATCGCCCGGTCGTAGACGCCCTTGCCGACCACGCATCCGACGACGGCGACCGCCAGCAGAACCAGCACGATCCCGACCGGGACCCAGAACCGGAAGCTGCGAAGGAGGGTGCCCCCCATCGTAGGGAAGCACTCCGTGGACTCCCCGAGAGCGGGCGGACGCCCCAGGCGCGCTCAGTACGCTCCGTGGCGCTTGAGGACCGCGCGCGCCGTGCGCCAGAGGATCACCAGGTCGCTGGTGAGGGACCAGTTCTCGACGTAGTACAGGTCGAGGCGGACGCTGTCCTCCCAGGACAGGTCGGAGCGGCCGCTGACCTGCCACAGGCCGGTGATGCCGGGCTTGACGAGCAGCCGGCGCTCCACCCACTCCTCGTACGTCTCCACCTCGCTCATCAGCGGCGGGCGCGGTCCGACCAGCGACATCTCGCCGCGGAGCACGTTCAGCAGCTGCGGCAGCTCGTCGATGCTGAGCCGGCGCAGGATGCGGCCGAGCCGGGTGACCCGCGGGTCGTCGCGCATCTTGAACAGCACCCCGTTGCCGTCCGAGGTCGGCAGCAGCTGCGGCAGCATGTCCTCGGCGCCGACCACCATGGAGCGGAACTTCAGCATCGAGAACACGCGGCCGTCCTGCCCGACCCGGGACTGCCGGAACAGCGCCGGCCCGCCGTCGGTGCGCACCATCGCGGCGATCATCAGCATCGCCGGGGCGAGCACCAGGAGGGCGAGCGCGGACACCACGATGTCGAACGCCCGCTTGGTGACGTAGCGCGAGCCGGTGAACTGCGGATAGTCCACGTGGATGAGGGAGAGGCCAGCGACCGGGCGGGCGTGGATGCGCGGCCCGGCCACGTCGGTGAGCGCCGCGGCGACGATGAGGTCGATGCTGCGGGTCTGCAGATCCCAGCCGAACTGCCGCAGCTTGGCGGGGGTGATCAGGTCGGAGCCTGCGTAGACGACGGCATCCGCGTCCGCGCGCTCGAGGCTCTCGACCACGTCGCTCAGATCACCGATCACGGGGATGCCGGGCAGCAGCATCCGCCCGGTGCCGAACTCGGTCACCGCACCGGTGATCACCATGCCCGCGGTGCGGTCGCGCTGGAGCTCCCGCGCGATGTGCTGCGCCTTGCCGTGCTCGCCCACGACGATCGTGCGCGCCAGGCACCGCCCCTGCGCGCGCTGCGCGCCCAGCCACTGCCGCCAGGCCCAGCGACCGGCGACGAGCATCCCCGCCCCTGCCGGGAGAGCGAGGAGGAGGTAGCCGCGGGCGACCTCGATGTGCAGCAGGAACGCGGCGATGGCGAGCACGCCGAACACGCGGATGCTGGCATCCGCCACCTGCCGGTACTCCTGCCATCCGCTGCCGATGGTCTTCTCGTCGCGGGTGCCGTGCACGCGCAGGGCGAGCAGCCACGCCACGATGAAGACGGCCGAGACGACCGTGTACGCCACGCCGAACCCGTCGCCGGAGACGCCCGGGATGTGCAGATCGGCGGATGTCTGACCGAAGCGCAGCGCCTGCGCGCCGAACACGGCCGCCACGACGATGACGGTGTCGGTGAGCATCAGGCGGCGCGCATAGCCGCGCTGCCAGCGGACGATCCCGGCGGGCGTCGGCACGGACAGCGGGACGGATGCCGGCGAGAGCCGTTCCGTCGTCGGGCGGACAGCCCGAATCGTCCTGCCCCGCCGGCCCGGCAGGACAAGGTCCCCAGATAACGCCACGTTCCCTCCCCAGAGGACGAGCACCCCAGTAATTCCTGCAGTCGCAGGGTCCCCTCACCGCCTCCCACAGGCGGTGCGTCATCCCCGTCCCCAGATGTGTCCTCCGTCCCCAGACGAAGGCGCTGACTCCCTCCGTCCCCAGACGAAGGAACTGTGGGGAGTCTAACCCCGAACCGGCGTTTCCGGTAGGGGCGGTCCGGACGCTTCGACGGGCTCAGCGTCCGCGGGTGTGCGGACGCTTCGACGGGCTCAGCGTGCGCGGGGTGTGCGGACGCTTCGACAGGCTCAGCATCCGCAGGGCGTCCGGACCCTGAGCGCGTCGAAGGGTCCGAAGGGATCAGGGGCCCGACCAGCGGGGGATCGGCCAGAGGATCGCGACGGCGGGGCCGACGATCTGGTCGCGCTTCGCCCAGCGCCAGCATCCGGCATCCGCGCCGCCGTCGTGACGGCATTCGGCGGCGGAATCCGAGGACGACGAGCGGTGGTCGCCCAGCACGAGGTACGAGTCCTCGGGCACCACCACCTCCGCGAAGCAGCGGCTCGAGGCGGGCTGCGTGGTGCAGTTCAGGACGGCGGCGTCGAACGGCAGGTCCTCGAACACGTACGGCTCGTCCAGCGGCTCGCCGTCCACCAGGATGCGCCCGTCCTCGGTGCAGCAGCTCACGGTCTGCCAGCCCGGCGGTGACGAACGCGAGCACCAGGTGGAACCACACGCTCCCGGTGATCCGCGCGCGCAGCGGCCGCGCCTCGGCGCTCCCGGACTCTTCGGCGCTCACGCGTCTCACCCTACTCGGACGGCCCGGGGGCGCAGGCGCACTGTAGTAGTTTGGTGAGGATATTCAGCAGCATCGGGGGGCCTGGGGTGCCGCGACCGGGAACAGAGAGCGACTCAATGGATCTGCGCCATTACCTGCGTATCTTCCGTGCGCACTGGCTGGGGATGCTGATCCTCGTCGTGAGCGCGCTGGCGGTCGCCTTCGGCTGGACGCTGCTGCAGCCCAAGATCTACGCGGCCGACACCACGGCGATCGTGCAGGCCACGGCATCCGGCGACGACCTCGGCGCCAAGACGCTGGGCAACCAGCTCGCCAACTCCCGCGTGAAGACCTTCGTGAACCTGGGCACCTCGCGCTCCGTCGCCGAGCGCGTGATCGAGGAGCTCGGACTGGACACCAGCCCGAGCGGCTGGTCTCGCAGGTGACCGTGACGAACCCGCTGGACACCGTGTCGCTGAAGGTGACCGCCCACGCGTCCAGCCCGGAGCAGGCCCGCGACATCGCCGAGGCGTGGGTGCGCGGCATGGCCGCGGAGGTCAACCTGCTGGAGACCGGCGACGAGGAGACCCCCGGGTCGGTGTACCTCGCGCCGATCGACTCCGCGCTGCTGCCGAGCGCGCCGGCATCGCCGAACACCCGGCTCGCGCTCGCGATCGGCGGGCTGATCGGCGTGGCCCTCGCCTTCGGGTACGCCATGCTGCGCTACACGCTCGATCGCCGCATCCGCTCGGTGGACTCGGTCGAGCGGGAGCTCGGCATCGCCGTGGTCGGCACCATCCCGGAGGAGAGGAGCTGCACCGCGGACAACCGGCTGATCCCGAGCGACGGCGCCACCTCGACCCGCAGCAGCAATGCCCACCTCTTCGCCGTGGCGGAGGCGATGCGCGAGCTGCGCACCAACATCCAGTTCATGGACGTCGACAACCCGCCGCGCGTGATCATCGTCACCAGCCCGCTCCCCGGCGACGGCAAGTCGACCACCGCGTCGAACCTCGCCATCACGCTCGCCGCCAACGGGGAGCGCGTCGTACTCATCGACGGCGACCTGCGCCGCCCGATGATCGCCACCATCTTCGGCCTCGTCGAGGACGTGGGCCTGTCCGACGTGCTCGTCGGCCGCGCCGAGATCGCCGAGATCGCGCAGCGCGTGCCCGGGCATCCGAACCTCGTCGTCGTCGCCGCCGGCAAGCTGCCGCCGAACCCGAGCGAGGTGCTCGGCTCGGCGCGCATGCGCGACATGCTCGCCGCCGTCTCGCGCGAAGCCGTCATCATCGTCGACGCTCCGCCGCTGATCCCGGTGACGGATGCCGCGGTGCTCACCCAGCACGCGGACGGGGCGATCGTCGTCGCCACCGTCGGCCGGACCACCTTCGAGGTGCTCAGCAAGGCGCTCAGCAACCTGGAGCGCGCCAGCGCCCGGGCGCTCGGCGTGGTGCTGAACCGGGTGCCGCGCCGCGGCAGCGGGGCTGCGTACTACGGCTACCAGTACCACGGCGACTACTACCGGTCGGAGGCCGAGGAGGCCGAACGGGTCGAGGGCCCGCGGCGGCGCAGCGAGTCGGCGGCGTGAGCGCGCCGTGACCGCGCGCTCGGTGACGGTCGGGGCCCTGGGCGCCCGCATCCGCATCGTCTTCGGGGACGACGTCCCGGCCGACGTCGTCGCCAGGACTGCGCACGCGTGGGGCGGGGCGAGCGTGGATGCGGCGGAGGAGGATGCGGCGGAGGACGCCCGCATCGACGTGCCGGCCGTGTCCGACCCCGAGGCGTTCCTGCAGCAGCTGTCCACCGACGTGACCCTCGAGGCGCTCGCGCACAACCGCGGCCGCCTGTTGATGCTGCACGCCGCGGGCGTGGCACTCGAGGACGGGCGGGTGATCGCCTTCGTCGGACCGTCCGGGCGCGGCAAGACCACGCTGAGCCGGCACTTGGCGCGGCACTTCGGCTACGTCTCGGACGAGACCATCGCCTTCGACGACGAGCTGCGGGTGCTGCCGTACCGGAAGCCGCTCTCCGTGATCCGGCACGGGATGCCGAAGGACCAGATCGCCCCCGCCGACGCGGGGCTGCGCGACCTGCCGGGCGTCCCGCTGCGGCTCGCGGCGATCGTCGTCCTCGACCGCGATCCCGGCGCCTCCGGAGTGACCGTCGAGCACGTGCCGTTCGCCGACGCGGCGCCGGATCTCGTCGCGCAGACCAGCTACCTCACCGAGCTGCCGGGGACGGTGAGCGCGCTCGCCGACCTGTGCGCCCGCGCCGGCGGCGTCCGGCGGCTGCGGTACGCGGAGGCGTCCGAGGTGCCGGCCGCGATCGAACGGATCCTCGCGCCCGGCCCGGCATCCGATGCGGGGACGGCGCGGCAGCTGCCCGTGCTCGGCCCCGAGGGCGAGGTGACATCGGCGGATGCCGTCGACGACGGCGACCGGATCGTGGTGCTCGCGGGGCGGACGCTGCGCGTGATGGACGGCATCGCCCCCACGATCCTGCGACACGCCGGCGAGGGCGAGGAGGCGATCGTCGCGGCCGTGGTGGCCGCGCACGGGGCGCCGCCGTCGGGCGACCCGGCCGCGCTGGTGCGGCACGCGATGCAGGAGCTCGCCGAGGCCGGGTTCGTGGTGGGGGAGCGATGACCGCCGAGGCGCACCGGATCGGGGGCGACGTCGCCTGGGTGTCCAGCGGCCCGGAGCGGGTCGTCGTGCTCGACCTCGCCGACCCGGCGGCCACCCCGACGGCGCTGGAGGGGTCGGCCGCGGCGATCTGGCACACCATCGCCGACGCGGACGGCATCACCCGCGACGAGCTGCTGCGGGTGCTCGCCGAGAGCTTCGCGGTCCAGGCCGGCGACATCGCCGACGACGTGGACGCCGTGCTGCGCCGGCTGCGGGAGCTGTCGCTGATCTCCTGACCGCCGACGTCACACCGCCCGGCATCCCACCCCGCCCAACGTCCCGCCCCGCCCAACGTCCCGCCCCGTCCAACCCGGGCTCTCAACCGGGTTTGGGGCGGATTCTCGCGTTCGGGGCGGTACACGCCCGCCCCGAACGCGAAAACGCGCCCCAAACGGGTGAAAGACGGTGGTGTTCGGATGACGGCGTGCTCAGGACAGGGCGAGCCTGACCACCCGCTCCACCTGCGCGAGCGCGGGCACGAGCTCGCGCGCCGACCGCTCGTACACCTCGGCGGAGCGCCGGTACGGGTCGATGACGTCGTCCTCGTCCGTGCCGCCGGCGGTCAGCCCGCGGCGGTGCGAGATCGCGATCACGGTCGACCCCAGGCGAGCGCGGGTGTTGTCGCCGTCGCCCTCGGCGGCGTCGAGCAGCTCGTCATCGGTCATCGTCGCGGCGAGCCGGGCGAACTCCCGCACCGGGAAGACCCGATGCAGGCGGCTCGGCGCCAGCTGCACCGCGAAGGCCCGGTGCTCGCGGGTCATCGTGAGCGTGAGGTCGGCCTCGATCAGCATCCGCTCCTGCACGAGACGGCCGCGATGTCGGGCGGCGTCGTCGGCATCCGCACCGTTCGCGAGGGCCAGCTGCAGGGCCTCCGGGGTCATCGCCTCGTCCACCAGTGCGTGCGTGCCGGCGCTGTGCACGACCACGCCCAGGTCGCGCAGCGAGGAGCGCAGCAGCAGCGCGGCCAGCGGCGATCGGCACACGTTGCCCGTGCACATGACCAGCAGCGACGGCGCGCCGCCGAGCGCACGGTCCGGTGACGGCGCGGTTTCGAACAGCGAGGAGAGCGGGGATCGCGGCTGCGGAGCGGCATCCGGTGCCGTCCCTGCATGAGCCGTTCGTCGCTGTCGGCGCGTCATCCCCAGCCGCGCCGCATAGCGATGCGATTCGTGCATGGGGACAGCCTAGGACTCCGGCGGGCCGCGCGGTCCAGCGTTCTCGTGCGTCGTCTTCGCGGTCGGTCGGCTCTGCGCCGGCCGTCAGCCGTGCTGCTCGATGTAGCGGAGCAGCACGCCCTCGCGCAGCGCCCACGGCGACACCTCGAGCTCGTCGACGCCCAGCAGCTCCATCGCGACGTGCAGCACCACCGCGGCCCCGACGATCTGCAGCGAGCGGTCGGGGGTGATGCCGGGCAGCTCCTGCCGTGCGGATGCCGGGATGCGCGCGAGCCGGGGGATCCACGAGCCGAGGGAGGCGCGCGGCAGCAGCATCCGATCGCTGCCCGGCCACCCCGGGGCCGGATAGCCGACGAGCTGGGCGAGGGAGCGGATCGCCTTCGATGAGCCGACGACGTGATCGGGGCTGGGGAGGGCGGCGAAGCGCTCGGCGATCGGCTGCAGGGTCGTCGCCGCGTGCGCGCGGAGCCGCGCCACCGCGGCCTCGCCGGGCGGGTCGTCGGGGAGGAACTGCACGGTCATCCGGCCGGCGCCGAGGGGAGCGGATGCGGCGACCTCGGGCAGTTCCTCCGATCCGCCCGCGAACTCGAACGAGCCGCCGCCGATGTCCAGCAGCACGAGGCGACCCGCCGACCAGCCGAACCATCGGCGTACGGCGAGGAACGTCAGCGCGGCCTCCTCCTCGCCGTCGAGCACCTGCAGCGGCTGCCCCAGTGCGGCCTCGATGCGGGCGATCACCTCGTCGCCGTTGCGGGCCTCGCGCACGGCGCTGGTCGCGGTGGCGAGCAGGGTGTCGATGCGCTCGGCATCCGCGATCGTGCGCGCGCGGCGTGC
This window encodes:
- a CDS encoding sugar transferase — its product is MPTPAGIVRWQRGYARRLMLTDTVIVVAAVFGAQALRFGQTSADLHIPGVSGDGFGVAYTVVSAVFIVAWLLALRVHGTRDEKTIGSGWQEYRQVADASIRVFGVLAIAAFLLHIEVARGYLLLALPAGAGMLVAGRWAWRQWLGAQRAQGRCLARTIVVGEHGKAQHIARELQRDRTAGMVITGAVTEFGTGRMLLPGIPVIGDLSDVVESLERADADAVVYAGSDLITPAKLRQFGWDLQTRSIDLIVAAALTDVAGPRIHARPVAGLSLIHVDYPQFTGSRYVTKRAFDIVVSALALLVLAPAMLMIAAMVRTDGGPALFRQSRVGQDGRVFSMLKFRSMVVGAEDMLPQLLPTSDGNGVLFKMRDDPRVTRLGRILRRLSIDELPQLLNVLRGEMSLVGPRPPLMSEVETYEEWVERRLLVKPGITGLWQVSGRSDLSWEDSVRLDLYYVENWSLTSDLVILWRTARAVLKRHGAY
- a CDS encoding S26 family signal peptidase, which encodes MSCCTEDGRILVDGEPLDEPYVFEDLPFDAAVLNCTTQPASSRCFAEVVVPEDSYLVLGDHRSSSSDSAAECRHDGGADAGCWRWAKRDQIVGPAVAILWPIPRWSGP
- a CDS encoding low molecular weight phosphatase family protein, translating into MHESHRYAARLGMTRRQRRTAHAGTAPDAAPQPRSPLSSLFETAPSPDRALGGAPSLLVMCTGNVCRSPLAALLLRSSLRDLGVVVHSAGTHALVDEAMTPEALQLALANGADADDAARHRGRLVQERMLIEADLTLTMTREHRAFAVQLAPSRLHRVFPVREFARLAATMTDDELLDAAEGDGDNTRARLGSTVIAISHRRGLTAGGTDEDDVIDPYRRSAEVYERSARELVPALAQVERVVRLALS
- a CDS encoding PqqD family protein, giving the protein MTAEAHRIGGDVAWVSSGPERVVVLDLADPAATPTALEGSAAAIWHTIADADGITRDELLRVLAESFAVQAGDIADDVDAVLRRLRELSLIS
- a CDS encoding Ppx/GppA phosphatase family protein — encoded protein: MRLGVLDIGSNTVHLLVADARPGGRPLGTTSDRTVVRLMRYLTPDGAIAEDGIRALEDAARRARTIADAERIDTLLATATSAVREARNGDEVIARIEAALGQPLQVLDGEEEAALTFLAVRRWFGWSAGRLVLLDIGGGSFEFAGGSEELPEVAASAPLGAGRMTVQFLPDDPPGEAAVARLRAHAATTLQPIAERFAALPSPDHVVGSSKAIRSLAQLVGYPAPGWPGSDRMLLPRASLGSWIPRLARIPASARQELPGITPDRSLQIVGAAVVLHVAMELLGVDELEVSPWALREGVLLRYIEQHG
- a CDS encoding YveK family protein, coding for MDLRHYLRIFRAHWLGMLILVVSALAVAFGWTLLQPKIYAADTTAIVQATASGDDLGAKTLGNQLANSRVKTFVNLGTSRSVAERVIEELGLDTSPSGWSRR
- a CDS encoding polysaccharide biosynthesis tyrosine autokinase codes for the protein MTNPLDTVSLKVTAHASSPEQARDIAEAWVRGMAAEVNLLETGDEETPGSVYLAPIDSALLPSAPASPNTRLALAIGGLIGVALAFGYAMLRYTLDRRIRSVDSVERELGIAVVGTIPEERSCTADNRLIPSDGATSTRSSNAHLFAVAEAMRELRTNIQFMDVDNPPRVIIVTSPLPGDGKSTTASNLAITLAANGERVVLIDGDLRRPMIATIFGLVEDVGLSDVLVGRAEIAEIAQRVPGHPNLVVVAAGKLPPNPSEVLGSARMRDMLAAVSREAVIIVDAPPLIPVTDAAVLTQHADGAIVVATVGRTTFEVLSKALSNLERASARALGVVLNRVPRRGSGAAYYGYQYHGDYYRSEAEEAERVEGPRRRSESAA
- a CDS encoding DUF4012 domain-containing protein, which gives rise to MGGTLLRSFRFWVPVGIVLVLLAVAVVGCVVGKGVYDRAMAARSALVQAVPLASTAKEQILAGDSEGAKATAAQLAELTGEARAQTDDETWKNLEWLPVVGPNLHAVRTAAAVTDDLATQALAPATALSLEALKPKDGAIDIAAITAMQGTVGQAADAVAKASSDLEGIDREGLIPQVDSAVTTLTDAVDEIEPMLAPAKEILGILPTALGAEAPRNYLMIFQNNAESRGTGGNPAALVLLTVDKGRISITQQASSTDFKNGRPDPVIPLNPETEALYGDKVGRWISDATMTPDFIESAALVRAWWAEEFDTRVDAVVSFDPVALSYLLAATGPTVVPAEPVEFRGEMVRVLDEPVTITSENAVPLLLNEAYWRFPDGRLQDAFFAAAARSVFDALTRGDAQPKPLLDALLRAVDEDRLLYAPATEAEAALVAESALSGRLPSTNEASTVLGVYVNDDTQSKLDYYMQLDVAGSSTQCTAPDSPTFTATATLTNTVTPEQAPDLPYHIAPARYYPKGDISTHLVLYGPVGSTLTSVTIDGQPVSVSGTQHLGRGAVKVPIINKPGQTHTVVAQFSAPAGEFGPLEVRHTPMVRPVPATVETPGCG
- a CDS encoding MauE/DoxX family redox-associated membrane protein, whose translation is MREVLMAAPLILAGVLLAAAIAKLRTPDTLAGWAELGVPDFLRREWLRRLHPVGEILLAALLLGTGAWLGVLAAAAAVLLFVAYLVLVVRSFRQSPGASCSCFGSRRPITAVTVVRNAWFLLLALAALGVVGAAPLLGGAVVALGASWVWMPALAAAALTVWLSVGEPATAGVGAGVPIMPTSADAGVRTDADDPADYIRTRTPAVPVTLADGRTVNLRDLAARGPLLLLAVSETCGSCVPAIEAMPRWRALLPEVSVRFLLTHDPAVSRLADTTEPQTLHDRPGYVRSSIADWATPAAVLVGADGYLAGGPVSGYDEIEAFIGDIYEILHGARPPQSPAGA